CATGGCGCCCTGGATTCCCTGGTCGACGGCCGGAATAAATTCCTTCGGGATGGCGCCGCCCACAACGGCATTGACGAATTCATAGCCCTTTTCGGGGTTGGGCTCGATCCTGATCTTAACGTGGCCGTACTGGCCTTTACCGCCGGACTGCCTGACATACTTGGTGTCGGACGAAGCCTCTTTCAGGATGGTCTCTTTATAGGCGACCTGCGGCTTGCCGACGTTCGCCTCCACCTTGAATTCCCTCATCAGCCTGTCGACGATGATCTCAAGGTGAAGCTCGCCCATGCCGGCGATAATGGTCTGTCCCGTTTCCTCGTCTGTGTAAGCCTTGAAAGTCGGGTCTTCCTCCGCCAGCTTGGCAAGCGCGATGCCCATCTTTTCCTGGCCGGCCTTTGTCTTCGGCTCGATTGCCACGCGGATGACGGGCTCGGGGAATTCCATGGATTCCAGCACGACGGGATGCTTTGCGTCGCAGAGCGTATCGCCGGTCGTGGTGTTTTTCAGGCCGACGGCCGCCGCGATATCCCCCGCATAAACGCTTTCGAGATCCTGGCGGTGGTTCGCGTGCATCTGAAGGATGCGGCCCATGCGCTCGTTGTCATCCTTGGTGGAATTGTAAACCGTATCCCCCGCGTTCACCGTGCCGGAATACACGCGGAAGAAACAGAGCTTTCCGACGTAGGGGTCGGTCGCGATCTTGAAGGCGAGCGCCGAAAACGGCTGGTCGTCGGAAGAATGGCGGTCTTCCTCTTCCCCCGTGTCCGGGTTCGTTCCCTTGATGTTCGGGACATCCGTCGGGGCGGGCATATAATCGACAATGGCGTCCAAAAGCTTCTGCACGCCCTTATTCCTGTAAGAAGAACCACAGGTAACCGGAACCATGCTGTTGGCAAGTGTGGATTTGCGAATACAATCTTTGATTTCCTTCTCGGTCAGCTGCTCCCCGTTCAGGTATTTTTCAAAAAGAGTGTCATCCTGCTCTGCAACATGCTCGATCAGCGCGGTGTGGTATTTCTTGGCCAGCTCTTTCATGTCATCCGGAATCTCTTCGCAGCGGATGTCCTTCCCGAGCTCGTCGTAATAGACGTAAGCCTTCATCTCCACCAGGTCGATCAGTCCCTTATAAGTGTCTTCTTTGCCGATGGGAAGCTGAATCGGCACCGCATTGCATTTCAGACGGTCTTTCATCATCTGGATCACATGGAAGAAATCAGCCCCCATGATATCCATTTTATTGACATAGGCCATGCGGGGAACATGATATTCCTCCGCCTGGCGCCAAACAGTCTCGGACTGCGGTTCAACGCCGCCCTTTGCGCAGAAAACGGTTACGGAGCCGTCGAGCACGCGAAGGGAACGCTCCACCTCGACCGTAAAGTCAACGTGGCCGGGAGTGTCAATGATGTTGATTCTGTGACCCTTCCAAAAGCAGGTGGTAGCAGCAGAGGTGATCGTGATCCCTCTTTCCTGCTCCTGCGCCATCCAGTCCATCGTTGCAGCGCCATCATGAACTTCGCCAATTTTATGGTTAATTCCTGTATAATACAGAATACGTTCCGTGGTAGTTGTTTTACCGGCATCAATGTGTGCCATAATGCCGATATTGCGGGTCATTTGTAATGATACCTGCCTTGGCATAGTGTCCTCCTTAAATCTGAATCATGTGTAAGTGTCTGCGCAGAGAGATGGAAAAGCTTCCGGTCAGCGCCGAAGGATTACCACCTGTAATGAGCAAACGCCCGGTTGGCTTCCGCCATCTTATGCGTATCTTCACGCTTTTTGGCGGCGCCTCCGGCACCATTAATCGCATCAAGGATTTCTCCGGCAAGTCTTTCTTTCATCGTCTTTTCGGATCTCAGCCTGGAATAATTCGTTACCCAGCGCAGACCCAGTGTCTGCCTTCTTTCGGGGCGTACCTCGATCGGCACCTGATAGGTCGCGCCGCCGACGCGGCGCGCCTTTACCTCTAAAGACGGCATGACGTTTTCCATTGCCTGCTCAAAAACTTCAAGCGGGTCTTTTCCCGTTTTCTCGCTGATAATATCGAATGCACCGTAGACGATCTTCTGGGAAACACCCTTCTTGCCGTCGTACATGATATTGTTGATCAAACGGGTCACAAGCTTGGAATGATAAAGCGGGTCGGGCAAAACATCACGTTTTGCAATAGAACCTCTTCTTGGCACTTTACTTCCCTCCTTCACATAAATGATATCATCGGTACTCGAAAGGACAAACTCCCGTTGGCCATAGAGACGTTCTTAAAAATCTATAAAAACGCCGCCAGATGTGCTTCTTCAGCACGCAGCCGTAAGGTTTCTGCCAGATCAGCCCTTTTTCGCAGCGCCGGGCTTCGGACGCTTCGCGCCATACTTGGAGCGCGCCTGCATACGCTTCGCAACGCCCTGGGCATCCAGAGTGCCGCGGATGATATGGTAACGCACGCCAGGCAGATCCTTGACACGGCCGCCGCGGATCATCACGACGCTGTGCTCCTGCAGATTGTGGCCGACGCCGGGGATATACGCACTGACTTCAATGCCGTTGGAAAGCCTTACCCTCGCGATTTTTCTCAGCGCCGAGTTCGGCTTTTTGGGCGTAGCCGTCTTCACAGAAGTGCAGACGCCGCGCTTTTGGGGGGAATCCTGATCGATCGAAAGCCTTTTCTTGGAATTCCATCCCTTCAGAAGCGCAGGAGCCTTTGCTTTTCTTTCGCTGACTTCTCTGCCTGTATGGACCAACTGATTAAATGTGGGCATATGACACCTCCTCTCTGAAAGATGATATGTTAAACGGGCATATTCTGCCCCTTTTAACCCGGAATAAACAATCTTGCGAAAATCATACAATAATGCAGGGGAAGCCTGCTCCAAAAGGAGTCTTCTGGAGCAGAAAAATCCCGATTTTATTGTAAATCATCACAATTAATAATTTTATCATGATGCGGTATCGTTTGTCAAGCCCGAATCCGCGGGCTCTATCTCGATATCGCGGTAGCATTTCATGCCGGTGCCGGCGGGGATCAGCTTGCCGATGCAGACGTTCTCTTTCAGGCCGAGCAGCGGGTCCACCTTGCCCTTGATGGCGGCGTCGGTCAGAACACGCGTGGTCTCCTGGAACGACGCGGCGGAGAGGAACGAATCCGTCGCAAGGGAGGCCTTGGTGATGCCGAGCAGCACAGGGGTGCAGGTCGCTTCCTTCAGGTCGGTCTCGCCGTTTGCGATGCGGTCGCGGATCTGCTGGTTTTCGGCCTCGAACTCCGTCTTTTCGACCAGCGAGCTGGGCAGCATGGTGGTGTCCCCGGACTCTTCCACGCGCACCTTCTTCATCATCTGGCGCACGATGACCTCGATATGCTTGTCGTTGATATCGACGCCCTGCATCCGGTAGACGCGCTGCACTTCCTGGATCAGATAATCCTGAACCGCCTGCGGGCCGCTGATCGCCAGAATGTCGTGCGGGTTGACGGAGCCCTCGGTGAGCCTGTCGCCGGCCTTGATCTGCTGGCCCTTCTTGACGCTGACGCGAGAGCCGTACGGGATCAGATAAGACTTCTGGTCGCCGGTTTCCTGATTGGTGATCACCACGTGCCTGTTCTTTTTGACTTCCTCGAACGAGACCTCGCCGGCGATTTCGCTGATGATGGCGAGGTGCTTCGGCTTGCGCCCTTCGAACAGCTCTTCGACGCGCGGCAGGCCCTGCGTGATATCCTCCGCGCTGGCGACACCGCCGGTGTGGAAGGTTCTCATGGTCAGCTGGGTGCCCGGCTCGCCGATGGACTGGGCGGCGATGATGCCGACCGATTCTCCCACGGTAACGGGGCCGCCGGTCGCCAGGTTCGCGCCGTAGCACTTTTTGCAGATGCCGTGCTTTGCGCGGCAGTTCAGAATGGAGCGGATCTTGATGTGCGTGACGCCCTTGGAAACGATCAGGTTGGCGTCGCTCTCGTCGATCAGCTTATCTTTGGAAACAAGGACTTTCCCGGTTTCCGGATCCACGAAGTCCTCCAGCAGATAGCGGCCCTGCAGGCGCTCCGACAAAGGCTCGATCGACTCCTTGCCCTCCTGGATGTCGAAGATCTCCAGGCCCTCGGTGGCGCCGCAGTCATCCTCGCGCACGATGACTTCCTGCGAAACATCGACCAGGCGGCGGGTCAGATAGCCGGAGTCCGCCGTTCTCAGGGCAGTGTCGGCCAAGCCCTTCCTGGCACCGCGGGACGAAATGAAGTATTCCAGAACATTCAGGCCCTCGCGGTAGTTGGCCTTGATCGGGATTTCAATCGTACGGCCGGAGGTGTTCGCGATCAGCCCGCGCATGCCGGCGAGCTGGCGGATCTGGCTCATGGAGCCGCGGGCCCCGGAATCCGCCATCATGAAGATCGGGTTGTAGCGGTCCAGCCCGTTCTGCAGCGCCGCGGTGACGTCGTTCGTGGCCTTTTCCCACGTCTTCAGCACGGCGTTGTAGCGTTCCGAATCGGAAAGCAGGCCGTTTTTGAACTCGTCGGTGACAAGGTCGATCTTCTTGTCGGCGGCGGCGATGATTTCCTTTTTCTGCGGCGGGATGGTGGCGTCGCTCACGGCGACGGTGATGCCGCTTTTCGTGGAGTATTTATAGCCCTGCGATTTGATCTGGTCCAGCACCTCGGCGGTCTTCGCCGTGCCGTGCTTGTGGATGCATTTGTCGATGATCTGGCCGAGCTGCTTTTTGCCGACCAGAAAATCGATTTCGAACAGGAACAGGTTTTCCGGTTTGGAACGGTCCACATACCCCAGATCCTGCGGGATCGGCTGGTTGAAAATAATGCGGCCGACCGTCGAATCCACCAAGCGGGATACCTGTTTTCCGTCGATTTCCAAAAAGCGGCGGACCTTGACCTTCGCCTGCAGACTGACGACCCCTGTCTCATAGGCCATCAGGGCTTCCTTGACGTCGCGGAAAATCTTCCCCTCGCCCTTCTCGCCGTCTTTATCCAAAGTCAGGTAATAGGAGCCGAGCACCATATCCTGGGTAGGAACGGTGACGGGGCGCCCGTCGGAAGGCTTCAGCAGGTTCCCGGCGGCGAGCATCAGGAAGCGCGCTTCTGCCTGCGCCTCGGCGGAAAGCGGAACGTGCACGGCCATCTGGTCGCCGTCGAAATCGGCGTTGTAGGCCGTGCAGGCCAGCGGATGCAGCTTTAAGGCGCGCCCCTCGACCAGCACCGGCTCAAACGCCTGAATGCCCAGCCTGTGCAGGGTCGGCGCGCGGTTCAACAGCACCGGGTGGTTTTTGATGACGACTTCGAGCGCGTCCCAGACCTCGGGCTTCGCGCGCTCGACCGCCTTTCTCGCCGCCTTGATATTTCCGGCTGCGCCGGTTTCCACAAGGCGCTTCATGACGAACGGCTTGAACAGCTCCAGCGCCATTTCCTTCGGCAGGCCGCACTGGTACATTTTCAGCTCCGGGCCGACGACGATGACCGAACGGCCGGAATAGTCGACGCGCTTGCCCAGAAGGTTCTGGCGGAAACGGCCCTGTTTGCCCTTGAGCATATCCGAAAGGGATTTCAGGGGGCGGTTGTTCGGGCCGGTGACCGGGCGGCCGCGGCGGCCGTTGTCGATCAGGGCATCCACCGCTTCCTGAAGCATGCGCTTCTCATTGCGCACGATGATATCCGGCGCGCCCAGCTCCAGCAGCCGTTTCAGGCGGTTGTTGCGGTTGATCACGCGGCGGTAAAGGTCGTTCAGGTCGGAAGTCGCGAACCGGCCGCCGTCGAGCTGCACCATCGGGCGCAGTTCCGGCGGGATGACCGGGATGCAGTCCAAGATCATCCATTCCGGGCGGTTCCCCGAAAGGCGGAACGCCTCGACCACTTCCAGCCGCTTCAGAACGCGCACGCGCTTCTGACCGGAAGCGTTCTCAAGCTCTTCCTTCAGCTCTTTCGATTCTTTGTCAAGGTCGATTTCGGCAAGCAGCTTTTTGATGGCCTCGGCTCCCATGCCGGCGTCAAAATCGTCCTCGTATTTTTCTCGCATGTCGCGGTATTCCTTTTCATTGAGCATCTGCTTTTTCTGCAGCTCGCGCACATTGCCGGGATCGGTTACGATATAAAGGGCAAAATACAGGACCTTCTCCAGCATGCGCGGGGAAATGTCGAGAATCAGGCCCATTCTGGATGGAATCCCCTTGAAATACCAGATATGAGAAACGGGGGCGGCAAGCTCAATGTGTCCCATGCGTTCGCGGCGCACCTTGGCGCGGGTGACTTCTACCCCGCAGCGCTCGCAGATCTTGCCCTTGTAGCGAATCCTCTTGTACTTTCCGCAATGGCATTCCCAGTCTTTGGTGGGCCCGAAGATTCTCTCGCAGAAAAGGCCGTCGCGCTCGGGCTTCAAGGTGCGGTAATTGATGGTTTCCGGTTTTTTGACTTCGCCGTGCGACCACTCGCGGATGGTTTCCGGAGAAGCAAGTCCGATTTTCATTGATTCAAATACGTTAAATTCCATTATGCAGCCCCCTACTATTCGATATCATCATGATCGCTGTCGTCGCTATCGGAATCACTGCCTGGATCGATGTTGGGATCGCTGTCAGGTTCGCCGTCCAAATTATCTTCATCCTCGTCATCCGAAAACAGGTCGGATTCTTCGGATTCTTCAAACAGGGAGTCATCCTCGTCCGGATCTTCCACGGTATAGCCGTCCAGGCTGTCCTCGGATGCGACGGAAGGCTCGTCGAGCGAATCGTCGGAAGGCGTGAAGCCGACGTCGTCCTCATCGTTGAAATCCTGCTTCAGGTCGATTTCCTGATCATCCTTGTCGAGCACCTTGACATCCAGCGCAAGGGCCTGAAGCTCCTTGATCAGGACCTTAAAGGATTCCGGCACGCCGGGCTTCGGGATGTTCTGGCCCTTGACGATCGCTTCATAGGTCTTTACGCGGCCGACGACATCGTCGGACTTGACGGTGAGGATCTCCTGAAGGGTGTAGGCGGCGCCGTAGGCTTCGAGCGCCCACACCTCCATCTCGCCGAAGCGCTGGCCGCCGAACTGGGCCTTGCCGCCCAAAGGCTGCTGCGTGACAAGGGAGTACGGCCCCGTGGAACGGGCGTGGATCTTATCGTCGACCAGATGATGCAGCTTCAGGTAGTACATATAGCCTACGGTGACAAGATTGTCGAACGGCTCTCCGGTGCGCCCGTCGATGAGCTGCACCTTTCCGTCCTCGCGCATTCCGGCCATCCGGAAGCATTCGCGGATATCGTCTTCATGCGCGCCGTCGAACACGGGGGTCATGATCTTCCACCCCAGCTTCTTCGCGGCCATGCCGAGATGGACCTCCAGCACCTGCCCGATGTTCATACGGGACGGGACGCCCAGGGGGTTCAGCACGATGTCGAGCGGCGTGCCGTCCGGCAGGAACGGCATATCCTCGATCGGCAGGATACGGGAAACGACGCCCTTGTTTCCATGGCGGCCGGCCATTTTGTCGCCGACCGAGACCTTGCGCTTCTGGGCGATATAGCAGCGGACCACCTTGTTGACGCCCGGGCTCAGCTCGTCGTGGCTGTTTTCGCGGGTGAAGACCTTGACATCCACCACGATGCCGTATTCGCCGTGGGGCACGCGCAGGGAAGTGTCGCGGACCTCCCGCGCCTTTTCCCCGAAGATGGCGCGCAGCAGGCGTTCCTCGGCAGTCAGCTCCGTTTCGCCCTTCGGCGTCACCTTGCCGACCAGGATATCGCCCGCGCGCACTTCGGCGCCGACGCGGATGATCCCGCTGTCGTCCAGATCGCCGAGCAGATCCTCGTTGACGTTCGGGATGTCGCGCGTGATCTCCTCCGGCCCGAGCTTGGTGTCCCTGGCTTCCGTTTCGTATTCTTCAATATGGATGGATGTATAAACATCATCCCTTACGATCTTTTCACTGATGAGGACGGCATCCTCGTAGTTGTAGCCCTCCCAGGTCATGAAGCCGATCAGCACGTTCTTGCCGAGGCTGATCTCTCCGTTGTGGGTGGCGGGGCCATCCGCGATCACTTCGCCGGCCCCGACGTGCTGCCCGCGGTCCACCACCGGCACCTGATTGATGCAGGTGCCCTGGTTGGAGCGCATGAACTTCGTGATATGGTAGGCGTCGATTTCCCCGGTGTCGTCGCGGGTCACGCGGATCTCATCCGCGCTGACGCTGCGCACGACGCCGGCGTTTTTGGCGAGCACGCAGACGCCGGAATCCACGCCGGCCTTGTATTCCATGCCGGTGCCAACGATCGGCGACTCCGTTTTCAGCAGCGGAACCGCCTGCCTCTGCATGTTGGAGCCCATCAGGGCGCGGTTCGCGTCGTCGTTTTCCAGGAACGGAATCATCGCGGTCGCGACGGAAACGACCATTCGGGGCGAAACATCCATATAATCGGCCTTGTCGCTCTCCACCTGAACGAATTCGTCGCGGTAGCGGCCGTTGATTTTCGGGTTGACGAAATGGCCTTCCTTGTCGAGCGGTTCGTTGGCCTGCGCCACAATATAATCGTCTTCCATGTCGGCGGTCATATACACGACGTCGGAAGTGACGCATCCGGTTTCCTTGTCCACGCGGCGGAACGGCGCTTCGACAAAGCCGTACTCGTTGATGCGCGCGAAGGTGGCCAGATAGGAGATCAGGCCGATGTTCGGGCCTTCCGGCGTCTCGATCGGGCACATGCGCCCGTAATGGCTGTAGTGGACGTCGCGCACCTCGAATCCGGCGCGGTCGCGCGAGAGCCCGCCGGGGCCGAGCGCGGAAAGGCGGCGCTTGTGCGTCAGCTCCGCGAGCGGGTTGGTCTGGTCCATAAACTGGGACAGCGGAGAGGAGCCGAAGAATTCCTTGATCGCCGCCACCACCGGACGGATGTTGATGAGCGAATGGGGCGTCAGAATTTCCAGATCCTGAGCCTGAAGTGTCATGCGTTCACGAATAACGCGCTCCAGACGGGAGAATCCTATTCTAAACTGGTTCTGCAGCAGCTCGCCGACCGAACGGATGCGGCGGTTGCCGAGATGGTCGATGTCGTCGGTATGGCCGAGGCCGACCGCAAGGCAGTTCATATAATTGATCGAGGCGAAAATATCGTCGATGATGATGTGCTTCGGGATCAGCTCGTCGATCCTGCTGCGGATGGCCTCCTTGAGCCCGTCGTCGTCGGAGCTGGAATCGAGGATTTCCGCGAGGACGCTGAAGCGGACCCGCTCGTTGACGCCGCATTCATCCTTGGCGTCGAACCCCACGAACTTGCTGATGTCGACCATGCCGTTCGAGATGACCTTCACCTCGCGCTCCCCGACGCGCACAAAAGCGACGGAAACGCCGGCGTCGTCGATTTCCACGGCCTTTTTGTGGGAAACGACCTCCCCCGCCTCCGCCATCAGCTCGCCGGTCATCGGGTTGACGATGGGGCGCGACAGCTCCTGGTCGGTGATGCGGCCGGCCAGACTCAGCTTTTTGTTGTATTTATAACGGCCCACGCGCGAAAGATCATAGCGGCGGGAATCGAAAAACAATCCGTTGATGTGGGACTGAGCGCTTTCAATGGTGGGGGGTTCACTCGGCCTTAATTTGCGGTAAACCTCGAACAGAGCCTCTTCGGTATTTTTGCAGGGGTCCTTTTCAATGGTTGCAAGAATGCGGTCGTCATCCCCGAAATATTCCCGGATGTCCTCATCGGTGCTCAGGCCGAGCGCGCGGATGAAAACGGTGACCGGCAGTTTCCGGTTCTTGTCGATGCGGACGTAAAAAACATCGTTGGCGTCGTTCTCATATTCGAGCCAGGCGCCCCGGTTCGGGATGACCGTGCAGCTGAACAGCTCCTTTCCGGTTTTGTCATATTCCATTTTATAATAAACACCGGGTGAACGAACCAGCTGGGAAACAATCACGCGTTCCGCGCCGTTGATGATGAACGTGCCGCTGTCCGTCATCAGCGGAAAATCGCCCATGAAAACCTCGGATTCCTTGATCTCGCCGCTTTCCTTATTCAAAAGGCGGGCGGTCACCCGCAGGGCGGCGGCATAGGTGGTGTCGCGTTCCTTACATTCCTCCACACTGTAATTCGGCTTGTCATCCAGTTTATAGTCAACAAAATCGAGCACCAGGTTCCCGGTGTAATCCGTAATGCCGGAAACGTCTTTAAAAACCTCTTTCAGCCCTTCGTCAAGAAACCATTGATAGGAATTCTTCTGCACCTCAATCAAGTTTGGCATGTCCAAAACTTCATCGATCCGCGCAAAGCTCATTCGGGTGCTCTTGCCTAACTGTACCGGTTTGACATTCACCATTGGCTCAATCACTCCATTCATATATTTAACCATCTTTTTAAGATAAACAAACAGTCAATGAAGGCTCACACCACCGTTTCTGCAAAATTTTTCAAGTAGCTCTTGCCTTTTTTATCAATTCGTGATAGAATAAATCTAATCAGGGAAGAGTATATGTTTCCATGATGATGCAGTATATTAGTTTATTACAATATCTAAAATTTGTCAAGCTTTTTTGCAAAAAAAGTATGCCATCCCGCGATACGGGATGGATTTTTTTGTTTTTCACCCTGTAAAAACGGAAAAATCCGCGGTTTCAAACGGCTGCAGGCCGCAAAAAGATGGCAGACACTTTTGTGTCTGCCATCTTTATTATGTACATATTCCGTCCCCGCCCTATTTCCCCAATTTCTCCGTCTCCCCCGGCAAATTGGAAAAGGTATAGGAATCCAGCTTATCCCGCACCACAAGGGAGATTTCCTCGTAAATCCGGTGAAACCGGCAGGCCGTGTGGGTGCAGTAATATTCATCCTGCTGGCACCGGCTGATCATATAGGGCCCCTCGACGGATTCGATGACCTCGCGCAGGGTGATTTCTCCCCCGGGGCGAGCCAGCATATATCCCCCGTGGGCTCCCTTATACGACTTCACCAGACTGTCGGCCACCAGTTTGCGCAGAATTTTCAGCGCAAACCGAAGGGGCACGTGCGTTTCCTCGGAAATACTTCTCGCATCGACCTTTTTGTCGGACTGTGCGAGCATATCGACGATCCTCACCGCATAATCCGCTTCTAATGTCATATGCATGCTGCATGCTCCTCACTAAAATCAATCCAGAAAATCCTTCAGCTTCTTGCTGCGGCTCGGATGGCGCAGCTTGCGCAGGGCCTTCGCCTCGATCTGGCGGATCCGCTCCCTGGTGACGTTGAATTCCTTGCCGACTTCCTCCAGCGTGCGGGAGCGGCCGTCCTCCAGCCCGAACCGCAGGCGCAGCACCTTTTCCTCCCTCGGGGTCAGCGTATCCAGCACCTCCCCGAGCTGTTCCTTTAAAAGGGTGTGGGAGGCGGCATCCGCGGGAGCGGGGGCTTCGTCATCCGGGATAAAATCTCCCAGATGGCTGTCCTCCTCCTCGCCGATCGGGGTTTCCAGCGAAACGGGCTCCTGCGCGACGCGCATGATCTCGCGCACCTTATCCACCGGCATGTCGAGCTCCGCGGAAATTTCGTCCGCGGTGGGCTCGTGGCCGTTGGTGTGAAGAAGCTGGCTGGAAACCTTTTTCACCTTGTTGATCGTTTCCACCATATGCACGGGGATGCGGATGGTGCGCGCCTGATCCGCGATGGCCCGGGTGATTGCCTGACGAATCCACCACGTGGCGTAGGTGGAAAATTTAAAGCCCTTGGTGTAATCGAATTTTTCCACGGCCTTGATCAGCCCGAGGTTCCCCTCCTGAATCAGGTCGAGGAACTGCATGCCGCGCCCCAGGTAGCGTTTCGCGATGCTGACCACCAGGCGCAGGTTCGCTTCGGAAAGGCGCTTTTTCGCCGCTTCATCCCCTTCGGAAATCCGGATGGCAAGGTCGATCTCCTCTTCGGGGGAAAGCAGCGGAACGCGGCCGATCTCCTTTAAATAGACCTTGACCGGATCGTCGATCGCGATCCCCTCGCTGCTCAGCGAGGACTCCACATCCTCGCTCTCGTCGCCCGGAGTTGTGATATCAAGGTCTTCCAAAGGCAGGTTCGCAAAGTCTTCGATGATCTCGACCCCCTGTGCTTCCAGCGTATCGTAAAATTTTTCGATCTGTTCCGGCTCAAAATCGAGTTCGCCCAGAGCATCCAGAATCTCCTTTGTGGAAAGCTGCCCCTTGCTTTTTCCAAGCTCGATCAAATCCCTGATAACCGTCTTCTTATCCGGCGTTTCCATAACCGATTTCCCCCTATTTTTTCTGCTCCTTCAGCCGCTCGAGATATTCCCTGATATCCTGCGGCTGAGCAGAGCCTGCGCTCTGCACCTTCATTTTACCGTTTTCCTGTAAAATGACGTCAATATATTCCCCGGCATCCTGCGCAGTTACAGCGACCTGATGATATTGTGCCAGCATTTTTGCCACAGCGGCGATTTCATCGACGGAAAACTCTTCCGAAAGGTCTGTAAGGCTGCACGCCTTGCCGTTCTTAATTTTCCCAAGAATTACTTGATATACACGGCGGTTGAAAGCCGTGATGAATTTTTCGGCGGGCAGGGCCGCCGAAACGCGCCCGGCGGCGTCCGGATGCTGAAAAAGATAGACGATCAGCCCCTCCTCCGCATTGGCCGCCCGCAGGTGATCCTTTTTTTCCGGATTCACCGTGTCGCGGTAGCCGGCGGTCTGCTGCGCAAACGCGCGGAATTCCTTCTTGTTTTTGATCTGCATCCTCTTTCTGCTCTTTTTGTCCGCCTGAAGGAGGATGGCGCTCCGGTCCACCCCGGTTTCCTCGGCGAGCCGCCCGGCGTAAACCTCCTGCTCCACACGGTTTTCCAGCGTGGCCAGAACATCGGCCGCCCCGGAAAGATACGCGATCTTTCCATCCGGCGTCTTCATGTCGCACTGCGACCGGATCTTCTGAAGGCGGTATTCCACATCGTTCCCGCTCGCTTCCAGAAGCTGGCGGAACCGGGCGGGGCCCTGCTCCCCCAGAGACTTTATGTACTCGTCCGGGTCTTTTCCCCCGATGATGCGGATCACCCGGACGTTCAGCCCCACGCCGCGCAGGATGGGGATCGCGCGGGCCGTGGCTTTCTGCCCGGCCTCGTCGGCATCGTAAGAGAGAAAGACCTCCCCGGTGTAGCGCGCCATCAGACGGGCCTGCTCCACCGTAAGCGCGGTTCCCAGCGTCGCGATCGCGTTGGTGAAGCCGGCCTGATGGAGCGCGATGACATCCATGTAGCCTTCCGCCAGGATCAGCCCGCCGCCCGCGCTGTTCTTCGCGAAGTTCATCGCGAACAGGCCGTTGCTTTTGCGGAAGACCGGCGTGTCGGAGGTATTGAGATATTTCGGCTTGCCATCCCCCAGAATCCTGCCGCCGAACGCGATCACGTTGCCGCGCAGGTCGATAATCGGGTACATGACGCGGGAAAAGAAACGGTCCACCGGCCTTCCCGTGGAAGAGCGGAACGCGACGTTCGCCTGGATCATCTCTTCCGGATGGAACCCCTT
This window of the Ruminococcaceae bacterium BL-6 genome carries:
- the rpoB gene encoding RNA polymerase (beta subunit) (Evidence 2a : Function from experimental evidences in other organisms; PubMedId : 10049799, 10744988, 12455702, 12682299, 15060052, 28163698; Product type e : enzyme) encodes the protein MVNVKPVQLGKSTRMSFARIDEVLDMPNLIEVQKNSYQWFLDEGLKEVFKDVSGITDYTGNLVLDFVDYKLDDKPNYSVEECKERDTTYAAALRVTARLLNKESGEIKESEVFMGDFPLMTDSGTFIINGAERVIVSQLVRSPGVYYKMEYDKTGKELFSCTVIPNRGAWLEYENDANDVFYVRIDKNRKLPVTVFIRALGLSTDEDIREYFGDDDRILATIEKDPCKNTEEALFEVYRKLRPSEPPTIESAQSHINGLFFDSRRYDLSRVGRYKYNKKLSLAGRITDQELSRPIVNPMTGELMAEAGEVVSHKKAVEIDDAGVSVAFVRVGEREVKVISNGMVDISKFVGFDAKDECGVNERVRFSVLAEILDSSSDDDGLKEAIRSRIDELIPKHIIIDDIFASINYMNCLAVGLGHTDDIDHLGNRRIRSVGELLQNQFRIGFSRLERVIRERMTLQAQDLEILTPHSLINIRPVVAAIKEFFGSSPLSQFMDQTNPLAELTHKRRLSALGPGGLSRDRAGFEVRDVHYSHYGRMCPIETPEGPNIGLISYLATFARINEYGFVEAPFRRVDKETGCVTSDVVYMTADMEDDYIVAQANEPLDKEGHFVNPKINGRYRDEFVQVESDKADYMDVSPRMVVSVATAMIPFLENDDANRALMGSNMQRQAVPLLKTESPIVGTGMEYKAGVDSGVCVLAKNAGVVRSVSADEIRVTRDDTGEIDAYHITKFMRSNQGTCINQVPVVDRGQHVGAGEVIADGPATHNGEISLGKNVLIGFMTWEGYNYEDAVLISEKIVRDDVYTSIHIEEYETEARDTKLGPEEITRDIPNVNEDLLGDLDDSGIIRVGAEVRAGDILVGKVTPKGETELTAEERLLRAIFGEKAREVRDTSLRVPHGEYGIVVDVKVFTRENSHDELSPGVNKVVRCYIAQKRKVSVGDKMAGRHGNKGVVSRILPIEDMPFLPDGTPLDIVLNPLGVPSRMNIGQVLEVHLGMAAKKLGWKIMTPVFDGAHEDDIRECFRMAGMREDGKVQLIDGRTGEPFDNLVTVGYMYYLKLHHLVDDKIHARSTGPYSLVTQQPLGGKAQFGGQRFGEMEVWALEAYGAAYTLQEILTVKSDDVVGRVKTYEAIVKGQNIPKPGVPESFKVLIKELQALALDVKVLDKDDQEIDLKQDFNDEDDVGFTPSDDSLDEPSVASEDSLDGYTVEDPDEDDSLFEESEESDLFSDDEDEDNLDGEPDSDPNIDPGSDSDSDDSDHDDIE
- a CDS encoding Rrf2 family transcriptional regulator; this translates as MHMTLEADYAVRIVDMLAQSDKKVDARSISEETHVPLRFALKILRKLVADSLVKSYKGAHGGYMLARPGGEITLREVIESVEGPYMISRCQQDEYYCTHTACRFHRIYEEISLVVRDKLDSYTFSNLPGETEKLGK
- the sigA gene encoding RNA polymerase major sigma-43 factor (sigma-A) (Evidence 2a : Function from experimental evidences in other organisms; PubMedId : 12455702, 12682299, 14527287, 15060039, 15670950, 28648455; Product type f : factor) translates to METPDKKTVIRDLIELGKSKGQLSTKEILDALGELDFEPEQIEKFYDTLEAQGVEIIEDFANLPLEDLDITTPGDESEDVESSLSSEGIAIDDPVKVYLKEIGRVPLLSPEEEIDLAIRISEGDEAAKKRLSEANLRLVVSIAKRYLGRGMQFLDLIQEGNLGLIKAVEKFDYTKGFKFSTYATWWIRQAITRAIADQARTIRIPVHMVETINKVKKVSSQLLHTNGHEPTADEISAELDMPVDKVREIMRVAQEPVSLETPIGEEEDSHLGDFIPDDEAPAPADAASHTLLKEQLGEVLDTLTPREEKVLRLRFGLEDGRSRTLEEVGKEFNVTRERIRQIEAKALRKLRHPSRSKKLKDFLD